The proteins below come from a single Onychomys torridus chromosome 18, mOncTor1.1, whole genome shotgun sequence genomic window:
- the Rab44 gene encoding ras-related protein Rab-44 — translation MENGKGGSRKGRRLASSRRRQIREPADGQDAPAAPEPETWPSHADEELQSFFRDCGAKERGFVTREDLEEAKFSFVGSKEPQMIFDWVDTENRGRLSLEVFSSGLKNVLGSSPSTHRLRRKRPTLSQPVSVTFSLPALEEADAEEKEAFRALVEQMGTGHSLSEQAEIWKLWRELRQEEPQLAGDLEGFLAKMSSRLQEAWADREALEWTLRKRDSDHLHNVKQLYEEAEEQIRREKQQLQAQSDSRGMALSTHMQEALEAKEQEVQRLVEGQRELEAQLLHLSSTQQEASWENVQLREAERSLAGQLEEVRGQLQVTRGHLDTARGRVSWQVEEEPSVPRENKKAPDPQAVPTEEAPLPELFGDNDDWDQLLNSFGERSRRTLQLCWSPPSSPSGASGPQTPRIVRQISISKLPALQFAQEPTSDPDPGLRSPAGVPPSTKDRRGVEDPEGQGRQDGGSKQPLDTPGLEARTESSFLWTLPGARAGESESVGAEAFRVQLASEPEPPPQGLSPPQSPSGSREQSQAPDLSDESLWPGPDPAKLPLEREVLTEDLKLGLESQGAMVLPEGAAEPSSPDLEPVGQVPTETPVQGEACLVRREGHPRDFQEAHGQVLRLDSLATHLCQSPEEQPRPEEGNSGERGQEHQGSEQADEAHSLQPESPRDDLQEPDTSQAPAETEGPVPGKMSPPRGSPIMGPGAGLAVGAPETTQALLTLTELEAQPRSMSMPVQVESKPGTLQPTEPGAESRPEDPGTNSGEAELTSPGDLTAGKPQDDPDYLYHIIFLGDSNVGKTSFLHLLHHDAFATGLTATVGVDFRTKTLVVDNKIFALQLWDTAGQERYHSLTTQLLRKAEGVVLMYDVTSQESFTHVRYWLDCLQGAGADGVAMVLLGNKMDCEEERQVPTEAGRRLAQELGASFGECSAALGHNILEPLMNLARSLKMQEDRLKASVVEVAHQQPPKRAGCCR, via the exons GAGGCCAAGTTCAGCTTCGTGGGTAGCAAGGAGCCGCAGATGATCTTTGACTGGGTAGACACCGAGAACAGGGGCCGGCTGTCGCTGGAAGTATTCAGCTCTGGACTCA AAAATGTCCTTGGTTCGAGCCCCAGTACCCACAGGCTCCGCAGAAAGCGGCCCACACTCTCTCAACCAGTATCTGTGACCTTCAGCTTGCCTGCCCTCGAGGAGGCCGATGCCGAAGAGAAGGAAGCCTTCCGGGCGCTTGTAGAACAGATGGGGACCGGCCACTCCCTTTCTGA GCAGGCTGAGATCTGGAAGCTGTGGAGGGAGCTGCGGCAGGAGGAACCCCAGCTGGCAGGCGATCTGGAGGGCTTCCTGGCCAAGATGAGCAGTCGTCTGCAGGAGGCGTGGGCTGACCGGGAGGCCCTGGAGTGGACGCTGAGGAA GCGAGACTCTGACCATCTCCACAATGTGAAGCAGCTGTATGAGGAGGCGGAGGAGCAGATCCGCAGGGAGAAGCAGCAGCTGCAGGCCCAG AGTGACTCCCGGGGCATGGCCCTCAGTACCCACATGCAGGAGGCTCTGGAGGCCAAGGAACAAGAGGTTCAACGGTTGGTGGAGGGCCAGAGAGAG CTGGAGGCGCAGCTCCTCCACCTCAGCAGCACCCAGCAGGAGGCCAGCTGGGAGAATGTGCAGCTGCGGGAAGCTGAGCGCAGCCTGGCTGGACAGCTGGAAGAGGTGCGGGGGCAGCTGCAGGTGACAAGGGGACATCTGGATACTGCCAGGGGCCGAGTGTCCTGGCAGGTGGAGGAAGAGCCAAG tgTCCCCAGAGAAAATAAGAAGGCCCCAGACCCTCAGGCTGTCCCCACTGAGGAGGCCCCACTGCCTGAGCTGTTTGGGGACAATGATGACTGGGACCAGCTCCTGAACAGCTTTGGAGAACGTTCCCGCAGGACCCTGCAGCTTTGCTGGAGCCCACCCTCAAGCCCGAGTGGCGCCTCAGGCCCCCAGACTCCCCGAATTGTTAGGCAGATCTCCATTTCCAAGCTGCCTGCTTTACAGTTTGCTCAGGAGCCAACCTCAGATCCAGACCCGGGTCTGAGAAGCCCTGCTGGGGTGCCTCCCAGTACCAAAGATAGGAGAGGGGTGGAGGACCCCGAGGGTCAGGGCAGACAGGATGGCGGTTCTAAGCAGCCTTTGGACACCCCTGGCCTGGAAGCTAGAACtgaatcctccttcctctggacCCTGCCAGGAGCCCGGGCTGGGGAGTCTGAGAGCGTGGGAGCAGAGGCTTTCAGAGTGCAGCTCGCTTCTGAGCCAGAGCCTCCTCCTCAAGGCCTTTCTCCTCCTCAGTCCCCAAGTGGGTCCAGAGAACAGTCTCAGGCCCCTGACCTCAGTGATGAGAGCCTTTGGCCTGGACCTGATCCAGCCAAGCTGCCCCTGGAAAGAGAGGTTCTGACAGAGGACCTGAAGCTGGGCTTAGAGTCCCAGGGAGCCATGGTCCTCCCCGAGGGGGCTGCAGAGCCCTCCTCCCCGGACCTGGAGCCTGTGGGCCAGGTACCCACAGAGACACCAGTGCAGGGGGAGGCATGCCTGGTTAGGCGGGAGGGTCATCCTAGGGATTTCCAAGAAGCCCATGGCCAGGTGCTTAGGTTGGATAGCCTGGCTACCCACCTCTGCCAGAGTCCCGAAGAGCAGCCCAGGCCAGAGGAAGGAAACTCAGGAGAGAGAGGCCAGGAGCACCAGGGGTCAGAACAGGCCGATGAGGCTCACAGCCTCCAACCAGAATCACCCCGAGATGATCTGCAGGAGCCTGACACATCACAGGCTCCTGCAGAGACAGAAGGCCCTGTTCCTGGCAAAATGTCTCCTCCAAGAGGCTCTCCCATCATGGGGCCTGGGGCTGGGCTTGCAGTGGGAGCCCCAGAGACCACACAAGCCCTCCTCACCTTGACTGAACTGGAAGCCCAGCCCAGGTCCATGTCCATGCCTGTTCAGgtggagagcaagccaggcaCCCTTCAGCCCACGGAGCCAGGGGCAGAGAGCAGGCCGGAGGACCCAGGAACAAACTCAGGGGAGGCGGAACTGACTTCACCTGGGGACCTCACTGCTGGCAAGCCTCAGGATGACCCCGACTATCTCTACCACATCATCTTCCTGGGGGACTCCAATGTGGGCAAGACCTCATTCCTACACCTGTTACATCACGATGCCTTTGCCACCGGGCTGACAGCCACTGTAG GAGTGGATTTTCGCACCAAAACTCTGGTGGTAGACAACAAAATCTTTGCGCTGCAGCTGTGGGACACAGCTGGACAAGAGAG GTACCACAGCCTCACCACACAGCTACTTCGCAAGGCGGAGGGGGTGGTGCTCATGTATGACGTCACCTCCCAAGAGAGCTTCACCCACGTGCGTTACTGGCTCGACTGTCTGCAG GGTGCAGGTGCAGATGGGGTGGCCATGGTCCTGCTGGGAAACAAGATGGACTGtgaggaggagaggcaggtgcCCACTGAAGCCGGGAGAAGACTGGCCCAG GAGCTGGGGGCCTCCTTTGGTGAGTGCAGCGCGGCCCTGGGTCACAACATCCTGGAGCCCCTGATGAACCTGGCTCG GTCACTTAAGATGCAGGAAGACCGCCTGAAGGCCTCGGTGGTGGAAGTGGCCCACCAGCAGCCACCGAAGAGAGCTGGCTGTTGCCGCTGA